ACCATTTTGAGAGCGACAGGAACCAACAGCGATCTGAATCAGTTTCAGATCAAGCCGGAAATCAAGTTGAAGGCGATTCTGGAAATCAGTCGTACGATTGCTTCCGCGTCTGACCTGGATTCGATGGCCGCAAAGGTTTTGGAAGGGCTATTTCATATTTTTCCTGCAGCTGATCGGGGCTGTATTTTATTACGGGATCGGGAGAATTTACGGTTTTTCCCAAAGGCGGTGCGTCATCGGCGGGAGAATGATCACGAAGCACTACAACTCAGTCGAACGGTTCTGAAAGCAGTAACAGATAATAAAACGGGTGTGCTTTCTGCGGATGCTGCCAATGATGAACGGTTTGAAAAAAGCGAGTCGGTCTCCACGCTGACAATCCGCTCTATCTTATGTGCGCCGATGCTGGGTTTGGATGGAAGTGTGATTGGCATTATCAATCTGGATACGCAGCTGGCTGGTCAGATGTTTTCCGAGGATGATCTGGAACTTCTGATGGTGATTGCCGGGCAGACGGCGCTTTCGTATGAGAGTGCCCGGCTGATGATCTCGCATGTAGAAAAACAGCGATACGATAATGAAATGGAGATTGCTGCCCGCGTTCAGAAAGGGCTATTGCCGGCCAACATCCCTCAGGTATCCGGCTATGAGTTTTTTGTCTCTTACGAGGCGGCTCGCGCAGTTGGCGGTGATTATTATGATTTTATTCAGCCCGAAGAAAATCTGATCTGGTTTGCCTTGGGTGATGTGGCCGGGAAGGGGGTGCCCGCATCGTTGGTGATGTCGCGTGTATGCAGTGCGGTTCGCAGTACGGTCGAATTTGTGACGGATGTAACCGACGCCGTACACCGGGTGAACCATCATATCGACGAAGCGGCCCATGACGGGCGGTTTATCACATTTATTCTGGGGCAGATTGATCTCACGCAGAACCTGATTTCCTTCATCAATGCCGGGCATCTGAATCCTCTACTATTAACGGCGAATGGCACACTGACAGAACTGGCTGCTGACCAGCCGAGTGTGCCACTGGGAGTAATGGACGAGTATGAATATCAGGCAATTCAGCATCGACTCGATCCTGGCGAACGGTTGATCCTGTTTACTGATGGCGTGACCGAAGCGATGAACGAAGAACGCGAACTGTTTGGGCTGGAACGACTGAAAGCAGCGATCTTGAAATCCAAATCAAAGCCTGACAAACTGGGCGCTCACATTTTGCAAGCGGTGAAAACGTTTGCTGGGCAATCTGAACAGTATGATGATATGACGCTTGTTATCATTGGCAGAGATCAGAGTTGATCACAGTCGGCCTGAACGAATCTGGGCGCATAAAAAAAGTGAGACACGGGGGGAATGCGTCTCACTTTTCGTTTTCAACACTGACCTATGAGATATAAATCTCTACAGGGAAATGTCGGTTGGTTCTGCTACCTTACGGTATCCCATGCTGTGTAACACTTCGAGTACTTCACTCCAGGTAGGGAATTGACGACCGCTACGTCTTTTGTAGTCATCCATTGCTTTCATGAAGTCGATTTCCTGGTCGCTATAATCGCGTTCACACGTTGTAGGATCGATCTGCCTACGTCGTTCTGTCTTACGTTGGTCGACGACTTCATGCTTTTCATGAATGGCTTCTTTTTTGGCGGTCGCGCTTCTTCTGCTGGCACGACGACGATCGACGACTAATTCTGACGGGGGATCTAGTTGTTTGACCATGTTTAATTTTTGCCTTTTTCGAGGGGAGTAAATTTGCCTGAAATCATTTGTATGGAACGAACAGTGATAAAAACCAATGTGAAACTGAATACACAAAACATTGGTTTGCGATCTTTATCCCTGAGTCTTCAATTTTTGCTTCATAAGAACTTGGTGAAAAATTGATCCACAATGCCAAATATTTTCTGGCCAGGGAAAGAATGTGGAGCTAACCTTACTCTATTATTTCCACATAAAATCGGATTGGGTAGTTTGTTTAAAATAATTAACACTGATAAGTGTAAGAGACATTGCCGGTTGAGTAGTTATCCCGATTATTCCGATTTTAGGGCGGGGATTTCGAGGCGATGTTCAGAATTGTGTACAGAATCGTGATTAAAGAGAGCGCATGTAGTGAAATAATCACGATCGCGTTTGAGAAGGTGATTCCATCCAAGACTGCTTTAGTTGGTTGGATCGAGTGAGCCTAAGCCCATGATAATGCGGACCTGGGTTTTCTGAAGCCCCGCTGCCAGGAAGAGCCCGTCAAAAGACTGGAGCAGGCTTTTTAAGCCGGAGAGCTTTTTGCGGCCTTTGTCCAGATCGCCGCCTTGTCCTTTTGCCAGTTGCTTTGCCAGGAAGTCGGAATTCTGATCAATGAATGCTCTGATAGAGGAAATGTTCAGAAAGCAAAGTTGCTTTTCTTCCTGAAAAAATGTTTCTTTCCAGGTCTGGAACAAAGGGAGCGCTGCAAGGCTTTCTTCAGATTTCAAAGTGAAGAATTCTCTGATCAGTTCCGGTGAGCTGGCAAATACGATTTGTTGTTCATTGATACCATAAGCGGGTTGATAAGGTCCGAGGCTATCAATCCACCGCATTTGATACAGTTCGTGATCTTCCAGTTTGAGGACGGAGGGAGTCACTTCCTGTTTCAGGTTAGCATTGTGATGTGCAAGCATACTGTTCATCAAAAAGTTTGCGACATTTTCGAGGGCGGTCTGATATTGAGACTTCTCTGGACCGACTGCAGGCTGGCCAGGATTCGTGAGCTGCAATGCAACGAGTCCGTCAAATGAAATCGCATCAAAGGAAAGTTCTTTGCGTGGAACCGAATAGAACAGGACATTCGGGCCGAGAGCTTTTGAGAATTCCGTGACCGGGTCGAGACCTCCCAAGAGGCCGATACTGACAGCATGGAATTTCTGCCATTTTTCCGGATTTTTGTCCGCATAAAAGTCGACAACTTTTTGGGTGAGTAAATGAACGTTGAGTTGGCCACAGAGGACTGCCAATGCTTTTTTCGGAACCAGCGTATATTTCTCGGAAATCTCTGTCGGAATTCGTAAGACATCCAGTAACGGCAGATTGATCGCTTCAGAGTTGAACAGGATGACGGTTTCCAGTGCCACGGTGTTTTTGAGATGAAGACCGACAATCAGGCCTCCCGTTTTATGCCACCAGTTGACGACTCCTTTCTCGACTTCGTTTTTGGGCGGTTTGATATGTTCATCCCAGATGCGTGGGTTGAGAAACAGCGATCCGGTGACATTCGGAGATAATTTCGATTGAGCCCGCTGATAGATTTTCAGATTGAACAGACTGGCCTGAGTATCTCGCGGTTGTTTTTTAAGAGACTGTTTTACATATAAGTCGACGGTCGACTGCAGAACCTGTTTATTTTCAGTGACCACCAGCGTGCGTTCGAGAAAGGCATAATAAATTCGAGGCACTGTATCAGAAGAAGCCTCCCGTTGACTGGCGATAAAGCAGGGGACATCCTGATAGTTGATTGATGTAACTACGACCCCAGTTTTTTCGAACCAGCTTTCGAACAGATTTTGGGTGGCGTTTGCATCTTTCACTCTGGCTAACAGCAGAGGGGAAGGGGCTTGTTTCGGGCCGTTATTAAAAACTGCCACTCCCACCGATTCACCAAACAGATTGTTGAGCAGCGGTAGCAGGCGTTGTTCTGTGACCGATTCAATATCGCGCAAGCCCTGTTTAAGATTTTTCACATCTTGACTCTGAAGCCAGGACTGAAAGACTTGTGTCTGCTGGAAGCGGGTTACCACAGGAGAAACCAGAAATTGTTTCAGATGCCCATTGAGATCAGCGGCTTCGATATAGACCCCTGCCTTGTCATCAACCAGTTGGCTGAGAGGAGCCTCATTGACAGCAGCTGCACTGCCAATGGAAGTAAAGACCACTGATACCAAAACCATTGCGAGGACTGTTGATTTCTTAACAGTCCGGCAGAGTTTTGCTGGATATTGTTTCATAGGCTGCATACTTCGGTGCACTCCCGGTAAGTCTTAAACATTGGTATCAGGAAAACATATCTTATTCTGGAACTAAGTGCTTTTAAATTCTGGTTGATTCTTCGGGAACGGAATGAAGAATGAAATTCCAGGCATGGCTGATCTGGTCTTTCAGTGGTTGCATTTCATGATTGATATCATCGACCCAGTGTGATTCAGCAGGTACGACACCAGTTGTCTCAGGAGTCGGACGTGTCACTGGGACTAGACTCACAGCTTCGGTCATCGTGCCGGCAGTGCTTTGTGCCAGTCCCCAGGAAGCTGCGCCTGCATTACGCAATAACTGATTGAAACTTTGGTTCGGAGTTTTAGTTTTAATGGGTGGTATCTGAGGATCAGAGATAATATTTGTGTTCGTGGCAATGGTGTTGGGAGGTACCATTGCGGGTTGATCCCCTGAGAATTTCAGGGAGATGGCGATCAGCAACGCTGCAGCAGTCAGCAGGCTGCCATATAACCAGCGTGTTGAAGTGTGTGAGGTTCTGTCTGTTGTAAAAGGAACTTCACTGGGAATCGTTGATTCCAAGCTATGATTTGGGGGGCCAGCTAGTTGTGACATGACAGCTTCGACCAGATCGATTTCCGGCAGAGTCTGTTTCCAGGCAGGCAATGTATGTTCGATGATCAGGAAGTCTTCCCAGACTTTCTGGTGTTCTGGCGATAAGGTGGCCAGGTTTTCCAGTTTAGAACGTTGATCAAAATTTCGCGTTTCGATCATGTATTCCAGTTCTGATTGATATTTAACGAGATTCATGTCTGACCTCTGGTACAATTCCACGCTGTCTGAGTGTTGACGCCAGTTCCTGTCTGGAGCGGTGCAACCATGTTTTGATGGTCCCCTCCGGTCTCTCCAGAATGTCTCCGATTTCCTGACAGCTCATATTTTCCTGATGAAATAAAATAAAACACGTGCGATGATCTTCGCGTAACAGGTTGATGGCTTTTTGAAGTTCTTCACCAAGATCTTGTAGTTGTTCCGGTGATTGACTGACTGCCAGTTCGGAGGCAAACTCTGCGGGAACGGGTCGTTTGGACCGTTTACTCAGAAATGTTCTGCATCGATTGGCGGCGATTGTCAATAACCAGGGTTTCAATGTCCGGGTAGGATCCCATTGATGAAGACTCCGAAAGGCACGTACAAAAACTTCCTGCGCCACATCCTCGGCGTCTTGTCGATGTCCGAGCATACGATAACAGAGTCCAAAAATCGGACTTTGGAATCGTGCTACAAATGCGCGCATCTCCTCTGTATTACCTTCCAGGCAACTTCGGACTTGCGCCGCATCTTCTTCATTCACGGAGAAATCCCGTTTTTGTCATTCGTTGCAGCTGCCGATTGCAGGAACTCCTTTACTGACTGCAATCGAAACGGTTCTGCGTACTACTGAAATTTGAATCAAAACCTCAAGCCATTCAATTAAATATACCAATTTATTCGAGCAGAGGTTTCAGGGGGATGAAGAAAATTCAGAATGGATAAGCAAGGTGGTTTAATGTTTAGTGTTCTTTTCCAATAAAGACAGGAGATGAGACTCAGATTTCCTCAAAAAGCCAGCATCTTTTGGGCAAAGTCCAGTCAATGTTCTCTGGTAAAATAGAAAAGAAGGAGGTAAATACCATATATTTATAATATTAAGTAAATAAATGTATATAGTGGTTTTAGTATTCACTAAGTTGTTGATTAAATTACACTTAAGTGTTTAGATTGACATCCCATAAGAAGAGAAACATACTTAGGTTAATTCCCTAAATAATGATCTATATTATTAATGCATGTGGAATTGTTACTTTTTATGATTTCTTTTTAAGGATGTTCAAGATGAGGCACTTGAGAACTTCTGTTAAGCCAAGAGGGTTTACCCTCATTGAGTTGTTGGTAGTGATCGCCATTATCGCAATTCTGATCGCATTGTTATTACCCGCCGTACAGCAGGCACGTGAAGCCGCTCGGCGAAGTACTTGTAAAAACAATCTGAAGCAAATTGGTCTGGCGATGCACAATTACCATGATACGCATCAACTTTTTCCGTATGCCCATATGGCGATTGGTTCGGGATACCCAAATTACTGCCATAACCGGGATACCTGGTTCCATCGCATTCTGCCCTATATCGACCAGGCACCGATGTATAATGCCTATGAGGGGGATTGTTCAAATGTGTCATCAAGCACGAGCAATCATGTGCATAATATTTCGAGCAGCCAGACTTTTGTGAAGACAGCTCTGCCGGTTTTCATGTGTCCCTCTGATATTGGACCTGCATTTGCTGAAAATGGTGGTGTTCGTTGGGGAGGTAATTATATTGGTTGTATCGGTTGGGCGAATAACCGTTCGACTGGTACCGACAATGGTATTTTTGGGCAGAATACCAGAACCAAGTTTCGGGATGTGAAAGACGGAACTTCGAATACATTACTGATGAGTGAGGCAGTTCAACGCGTTGAAGTACCAACTGGTTTCTCCTGGGGATGCCCGGGGTGTTACTGGATTGGTGGTGCTCATGGTGAAGTGACCTTTACCGCCTATGAGACCCCGAATACATCAGCAGCAGACCAGAACTACCTCTGCAAAAGCACAACGGATGTGAACGCTCCCTGCGTTACAAATCAATCGTCGCGCTGGAATTATGCCCGTAGTCAGCATGTGGGCGGAGTGCATGTAGGGATGGCCGATGGTGGTGTGCGGTTTATTTCAGAAAACATCGACCGCGGCACATACCGGGCTTTATCAACTCGTTCCGGTGGTGAAGTTGTCGGGGAATTTTAATTCCTCACAAAATTATAGATTTATCGATCTCCCATTGCCCCCGGTAGGTTCGCCGGGGGTAATTTGATCCCATAGGAAAGATTCAATGAAAACACTTTCGTTCTGTTTGATTTTAATGTGTACTGCAGGAATATTTGTTGGTTGTGGCGGTGCCAGTGATGCACCGGTGACATATCCTGTTTCAGGCAAAGTGACACTCGATGGTGAGCCTCTGGCGGAGGGAAATATCATTTTTCGAGATGCCGCTGAAAAAGCAGCCAGCGCTGCTGGAAAGATCGAGAATGGGGAATTCTCATTTGAGGCTGTTGCAGGTAAAAAAGCAGTTGTAATTACCGCAACACGTGAAGTACCAGGGAAAACTGTTGTGGGAGGCGCTCCTGATGAGCCGCCGGTTCCTGCAATTGAGCAGTATATTCCAGCGACTTACAATGAAAAGACAACACTCGAAGCAGAAGTCAGTGACTCGGGAGCAAATGAATTTACATTTGAACTCAAAAGTAAATAGAATTCTTGAGAGACAGTACGAGCCGGGTTCTGATGAATCCGGCTCATTGTTTTTCTGTCGTGACGTGATTTTATTGTTTTTGAATACACTCTCGAGCCAGGATGCGTGCCTGCTTGAATGCATGCTTGACGGTAAAGGCTCGGGCTTCCACTTGTTCTTCGGTGTAGTATTTGCCATGGTCGCTTTCGGGGAGCCCTGCCAGCGACAAAGTAAGAGGCAGAAGGTCGAGAAACTCACGGTAGCGGCGCTGAATATCACTGCTGGCGTTGGCTGAATCATTCACTGAAAGCGTCTCCCTCTTTTTCTAGCATCATGGTTCTCAAAATCAAACTGAAACTCGAAGGTGGACTAGAATTCGTGTCGCCGGTCATCCATCACTGAACTCAGGCTACAGACTTCATAGATTAAACCTTCTGCCTTGATTCTCGCAAAGGCAATTCAGAAAAGCAATGGGAACTCTGGAGAATGCTGTGAGCTATCTCAGGATTCGGCGTTGCATCAGACAGACCAATCACACACTCCATATGGCACCAGGTCGATGCAGCCAGGCTCATGCAACACCATTAAGGAAAAGTTCGCAACTTGACGAAGCGAGCGGGCTCACTCTTTGTTTTTGAGGCCGGTTTCTTCAGGTGGCGGCAGTGTTACCGGCGGTAATTCAGGGGCTGCAGACTCACCTTGTTCTGGTGGTGGCTGCGGGGGTTGTTGAGGGTAACCCTGAGGCGGCATCTGGTACTGTTGTGGATATGCAGGCATCGGTTGCTGCGGATATCCCTGTTGCGGATAGTATTGTGGCGGCATTGGGTAGGGGTATTGCTGTCCCGGTGGCATCTGTTGTGGCGGATATCCATACTGCTGAGGAGGATAGCCTGCCTGCTGTGCTGCCTGTTCGTAAGCCTGCTGCGCTGCTTGCTGTTGTTCGGCAGACAGGATTTGGGTGTCACCTTCATAGACTTCCGGGCTGACAGGTTCATTGGGAGCGGGGGTTGCTTCAGGCGCGGGAGTCGATTCGGTTGCTGCAGTGGCTGTCTCGGAACCCTCAGGAGTATGAACGGGGATATCAAAAACAGTATCTGATCCGGTAAGAATTTCACCACTGGGAGCTGCATCCGGCGCGGTTGGCGCCCCTTCAGCGTTGGCACTATGTGAAATCACAATTTCAAAATCGAGTTTTCCTACCTGGATTTTATCTCCGTGCGAGAGCTGCACCTCACCTTTAATGCGTTTGTCATTGACGAGGGTACCATTGGTACTGCCAAAATCGCGTAAACGCACACTGTACTCATCAACGGTGAAGACACAATGATGCCGGCTGACCATGTCGCTATTCGGGCGCAGGTGACAATCTTCTTCCCGGCCGATTAAAAACTTTTTGCCTTTGATGGGGATTTGTTTTCCATCATGACGACCACCAATTACCTTCAACGAAAGCTGCAACATAAATCGTTCACTCCATAGGTTTCATACAGAACACGCTAAAAGCTCTGGGACATAATATGGCTGAATATATATTCGCCATTCTGCCTCCGGTGACTTGTTTTCTCTTAGTCAGTAGATTGGAAGATAAGAAGCGTAAAATGAACAAGCAACAGAAATGAGTGAAATAACTTCTCGTCATAGAAATGGAGCAAATGACAATGCTCAATGGCCCGCATTGTGTGGTTTGACTCACTTCATCGTAAGTAAAAATCCACTACTATTTTCCGTAACACTTAAAATAATATAAGATAAAACACGTATTACATACTTAACGCTATCAGGCAGATAGCACGATGTCAATAAAGATAAAAGGTACATCTGTTATGTGAACCATTTATTAATCAACTGGTAATATTTCCTTGATATTGATAACTCCAACACCACTAACCAATAAGCTTATGTTTTGCGAGACGTCCAGGACTCACGGGAGTATTTTTCTTTTTCCAGTTGACGGGCCTGTTCAAATTCTTCGTCAGTCAGTTTTTGAGACTCAAGAGGCAGCTGAATGGCCTGGGCAATGGCCTGCGAGAATTCCTCTGCCAATCGGGACAAAAATTGTGACTGGTACAGGCTGATTTGCTCGTATTGATTCAATAGACCTGGAAAATGAGGCGCATATTCAGAGGTGAGCAGTAATAGACTGCCATGCTGAACGATTGCACCACGTCTTCTTCGTTGCGCGCTCCCTAGAATTTTGTTCCCCTGGTATACGAGATCCCGTTCATCACCCCGCCCGAAGCAGAGGAAGGGTTCCGACTCTGCTTTGAACGAAACCCCTCGAAATGCAACCTGCAGGTCATGAGTGGCCAGGATGTCGATTACAGGTTGATGAATCGTCAGGTAAAGATCGGGGGGGAATTGGGACAGAGGGTGGCTTGCCGGAATTGCGAAGGAATAGGTTAATTCATGGTGATGTAGAATGGCGCCTCCACCTGAGAGACGGCGTACCCGGGGTAGGCCTTTCCAGGTTTGATTTTGCTCTTCGGTTTCATTCTTCTGAAAATAGCCGAGGGAGATCGTAGGCTGGTCCCAGCGATACCAGCGCAATGAACAGAGTTCGTTTTCTGCTGCTGATTCGAGTAGCGCTTCGTCAACAGCCATATTCCAGCTGCCTGCTAACGGAGCTGGCTCGATGATCAGACGACAGTGATCTGGGATTGAAGAATGAGTCATACCAGGAACCAGACTGTAGAGTGATATAACTTGAGGTACATACCTGTCGCCTATTGGGGCTCGCAGCATTGCAGAATCGGGTGACGTGCCGCCACAACTTCATCGGGCCTGCTGATCTCGGTGCTGTGAGGCGCCAGATGCAGAAATTCAGGATCTTCCTGAAGGATCGTTCGGATCGACTTTGCAAAGGCGTCCAGCGTTTCTTTGGATTCTGTTTCCGTCGGTTCGACCATAATGGCTTCAGGCACCACTAGTGGGAAATAAACGGTGGGGGCATGGAAACCAAAGTCGAGCAGACGCTTGGCGATGTCCATCGCTGTGATTCCGTTTTCGGATTTGATTTTTGAAGCTGAGGCCACAAACTCGTGCATGCACAGGTCGCCGTTAGGAACAGGCAGCACATCTTTCAAGATTGCTTTGAGGTAGTTCGCATTCAGAACGGCATTTTCTGAGACGGCTTTCAGGCCTTTGGCTCCCAGCGTTCTCAGGTAGCAGTAGCCTCGTACTACGATTCCGATGTTGCCATAAAAGGTGCGGACGCGTCCGATTGATTTGGGCGGGTTTTCCAGAGTGTATTGGTCTTCGTTTTCACCCGCATTGTCATTGCGTTTGATTACAGGGCCAGGCAGAAAATCAGCCAGAAAATCACGTACAGCGATGGGCCCTGATCCGGGGCCGCCGGCACCATGCGGGCCGGTGAAGGTTTTGTGGACATTGTAATGCATCATATCGCCGCCAAAATCACCGGGGCGAGTAAAGCCCAGAATAGCGTTCATGTTGGCACCGTCGATGTAGACCAGCCCGCCGACTTCGTGAACCATGTTTGCGATTTGCTTGATGTCTTTTTCGAATAGTCCCAGGGTATTTGGATTGGTGACCATGAAGACGGCAGTCTGGTCATCCAGATTTGCTTTGAGGTCTTCCAGGTCGACGAGACCGCCTTTGCTGCTGGCCAGCTGAACGCAGTCGAATCCGGCAATTGCAGCACTGGCAGGGTTCGTTCCATGTGCGCTGTTGGGAAATAAAACTTTTGTCCGTTTTTCGCCGCGATCTTCAAAGTAGGCTTTGGCCGTCAAGAGTGCCGTAAATTCGCCTTGGGCACCGGCAGCAGGTTGCAGGGATACCGCAGGCAGACCTGAAATTTCCGCCAGCATTTCCTGTGTCTCATAAAGCAAGGCCAGCATGCCTTGCAGGTCAGATGGATTTTGATAGGGGTGCAGGTCGACAATTCCCGGCAGGCTCGCCAGCCGCTCATGCCGTTTGGGATTGTACTTCATCGTACAGCTTCCCAGCGGGTAGAAGTGGGTATCGACGCACATGTTTAAGGTCGATAAATTCACGAAATGTCGGATGATATCGGGCTCGGTGACTTCAGGGAGTCCCGTAGGCTCTGTAGCCAGTGCTGCCGCAGGGAGCAGTTCATTCAGCGGTTTGACAGGGACGTCCGCTTCAGGAAGCTCGGCACCGCGCCGGCCAGGTTGAGAGAGAGCAAACAATGATTCGGTGGCCAATTGATTTCGCATGGTATTGGTTGTTGCTTCAAAATATCAGGACTGAGTGAAACGCATTAAGGTATCAATAAAGCGAAGCTACGCTTTGAGGGCCGTCACCAGACGGTCGATTTCTTCCCGTGTTCTTTGTTCTGTGATCGCGACAAGGACACCGGTCTGATCTGCGCTGGAGCCATCTGTCCCTTCAAAGCGAGAGAGTTCCGGGCCTAAGTCAAAGCCAGCCTGACGTGCTTTGCGGAGCAGGAAGTCGGCTCCCTCTGAACAACTTAAGACAAATTCTTTAAAGAAGGCACGTTCTGGGAACAGAAGTTCGATGCCTTCAATTTGAGAAAGTTGTTCGGCTGCATAATGTGCTTTCTGGCAGCAGAGTTCTGCGACTTCACGAATGCCCTGTTTCCCGAGCAATGCAAGATAAACGGCGGCACGAATCGCGATTAATCCCTGGTTACTACAGATATTACTGGTCGCTTTGTCACGTCGAATGTGCTGTTCGCGTGCCTGTAGATTTAGTACATAACAGCGTTTGCCATTGCGGTCGACTGTTTGACCGATCAGACGTCCGGGCATCCTGCGGACAAACTTTTCACTGCAGGAGAACAGTCCGAGATAAGGGCCGCCAAATTGCAGCGGAGTTCCCAGAGATTGCCCTTCGGCGATGGCGATGTCAGCACCGTAATCACCGGGACGTTTCAAAATCCCAAGGCTGATCGGATCGTAGGAAACAACAGACAGGGCGCCATATTTATGAGCGATTTCTGTCAGTTGTTCTGCTTCTTCGAGTGTACCGAAGAAGTTGGGATGCTGGATGACGAGACAGGCGGTCTGATCGTCCATTGCCGCATCGACGTCGGCCGGATCGACTGAGCCATCAACACAGGGAACCACGACGACTTCGCAGTTTAAGTGTTTCAAATAGGTTTCCACGACCTGTCTGTATTCCGGATGCAGCGAGCCGAGCAAGACGACTCGATCGTGGCGATTGGTGACCCGCATCGCCATGAAGGCGGCTTCACTGACACAGGTACCTCCTTCGTACAGGCTGGCATTCGAAACATCCATGCCGGTTAACTGGCAGATCAGCGATTGGAATTCGAAGAAAGTCTGCAGACTGCCTTGGCTGGCTTCGGCCTGATATGGTGTGTACGCGGTATAAAATTCGCCTCTACGGGCAATTTCATCGACGGCGGCAGGAATAAAGTGATCATAAGCCCCGCCCCCCAGCATACAAACGCGTGAACCCGGGCCGACATTTTCTGCTGCCAGCTTTGAGACGTGTGCCTGCAGTTCCATTTCGGTTAAGGCAGGGGGGATATTCAGGGGGCGATCCAGACGCAGCTCTTGTGGTATTGTGGAAAACAAAGCTTCCAGAGAGTCAACGCCGATGGCTTGCAGCATTTCCTGCTGTTGTTCTGGTGTGTTAAAGAGGTAAGGCACGGTTCACTCGCTAATAAGCGTGATGTTGAGGACGTTGGTGATTCAACTGTTTTGATTATAGTCACGGGAGAGACGTTGGAACTCTCTTTTTACCGTTATTACGAACGCGGCAAG
This genomic interval from Gimesia alba contains the following:
- the gcvPB gene encoding aminomethyl-transferring glycine dehydrogenase subunit GcvPB, which gives rise to MRNQLATESLFALSQPGRRGAELPEADVPVKPLNELLPAAALATEPTGLPEVTEPDIIRHFVNLSTLNMCVDTHFYPLGSCTMKYNPKRHERLASLPGIVDLHPYQNPSDLQGMLALLYETQEMLAEISGLPAVSLQPAAGAQGEFTALLTAKAYFEDRGEKRTKVLFPNSAHGTNPASAAIAGFDCVQLASSKGGLVDLEDLKANLDDQTAVFMVTNPNTLGLFEKDIKQIANMVHEVGGLVYIDGANMNAILGFTRPGDFGGDMMHYNVHKTFTGPHGAGGPGSGPIAVRDFLADFLPGPVIKRNDNAGENEDQYTLENPPKSIGRVRTFYGNIGIVVRGYCYLRTLGAKGLKAVSENAVLNANYLKAILKDVLPVPNGDLCMHEFVASASKIKSENGITAMDIAKRLLDFGFHAPTVYFPLVVPEAIMVEPTETESKETLDAFAKSIRTILQEDPEFLHLAPHSTEISRPDEVVAARHPILQCCEPQ
- the gcvPA gene encoding aminomethyl-transferring glycine dehydrogenase subunit GcvPA — translated: MPYLFNTPEQQQEMLQAIGVDSLEALFSTIPQELRLDRPLNIPPALTEMELQAHVSKLAAENVGPGSRVCMLGGGAYDHFIPAAVDEIARRGEFYTAYTPYQAEASQGSLQTFFEFQSLICQLTGMDVSNASLYEGGTCVSEAAFMAMRVTNRHDRVVLLGSLHPEYRQVVETYLKHLNCEVVVVPCVDGSVDPADVDAAMDDQTACLVIQHPNFFGTLEEAEQLTEIAHKYGALSVVSYDPISLGILKRPGDYGADIAIAEGQSLGTPLQFGGPYLGLFSCSEKFVRRMPGRLIGQTVDRNGKRCYVLNLQAREQHIRRDKATSNICSNQGLIAIRAAVYLALLGKQGIREVAELCCQKAHYAAEQLSQIEGIELLFPERAFFKEFVLSCSEGADFLLRKARQAGFDLGPELSRFEGTDGSSADQTGVLVAITEQRTREEIDRLVTALKA